The following are from one region of the Stigmatella ashevillena genome:
- a CDS encoding carbohydrate-binding protein — protein MTKRGFPVSARSLLSSLVAVPLAGLALSSPALAAGETANVWLTRKDLSQALQPQGNVVFGADASAGQTTIYVDEKVTYQTMDGIGASLTDSSAWLIKNKLSAANQTAVMTKLFDPVNGIGVSWLRQPMGASDFSSRGNYSYDDMPAGQRDDTNLSRFTLAHDQQYIIPLVKQALGLNPNLKVMLSPWSAPGWMKANDSMNGGTLNTSAYGQFALYFAKAVKGYEAAGVPIYALTIQNEPLHQTSGYPTMYLPATEANNFIKYNLGPTLANQGLKTKVLGYDHNWDQPGYIQTLYGDASTYGYLAGSAWHFYGGNVETMSDIHYQYPEKDVYFTEGSSGTWITNLFEANITNEISIFRNWAKTYTDWNIALDTNGGPINGGCATCLALVTINQSTGQATYTSTYYAMGHISKFVVPGAKRIASSGFTKGLFNVAFKNPDGSKSLIVYNQTSASAPFAVKWGNASFTYTLPATSIATFKWMGTQATDTAIRSNDRLLASSYHEGRGVRLEATTDAGGGQAIGFTSSGSFLRFENVDLTNVTSVSARVANGGSNTTIELRADSVTGPLLGTVAANVTGGWQTWVTNTASLTGASGVRDLFVVFRGSTNLNWLQFGGGTPPPSTGNLLTNPGFEAGTLSSWSDWHPTTQAAAAHQVDSDTPRASSFKLTHYASAAYQQTTFQAVSVPNGTYRASVWVRSGGGQKNLRLEASNQGGGTTLYSADLGATAYPSTWTQLTINNIAVTTGTVTLGIHSNANAGNWAAFDDVELTQQ, from the coding sequence ATGACGAAGAGAGGCTTCCCCGTCTCAGCCCGCTCCCTGCTGTCCTCGCTGGTGGCCGTTCCGCTGGCGGGGCTGGCCCTCAGCTCCCCGGCGCTCGCCGCGGGGGAGACGGCCAATGTCTGGCTCACCCGGAAAGATTTGTCCCAGGCCCTGCAGCCGCAGGGCAACGTGGTCTTCGGCGCGGACGCCAGCGCCGGGCAGACGACGATCTACGTGGATGAGAAGGTCACCTACCAGACGATGGATGGCATCGGGGCGTCGCTGACGGACTCCTCGGCCTGGCTCATCAAGAACAAGCTGAGCGCGGCCAACCAGACGGCCGTGATGACCAAGCTGTTTGATCCGGTCAACGGCATCGGCGTCTCCTGGCTGCGCCAGCCGATGGGCGCCTCGGACTTCTCGTCTCGCGGCAACTACTCGTACGACGACATGCCGGCCGGGCAGCGGGATGACACGAACCTGTCCCGGTTCACGCTCGCCCATGACCAGCAATACATCATCCCCCTGGTCAAGCAGGCCCTCGGCCTCAACCCCAACCTCAAGGTGATGCTCTCCCCGTGGAGCGCGCCGGGCTGGATGAAGGCGAACGACTCGATGAACGGCGGGACGCTGAACACCAGCGCCTATGGCCAGTTCGCGCTCTACTTCGCCAAGGCGGTCAAGGGGTACGAGGCGGCGGGCGTTCCCATCTACGCGCTGACCATCCAGAACGAGCCGCTGCACCAGACCTCGGGCTATCCCACGATGTACCTGCCGGCCACCGAGGCGAACAACTTCATCAAGTACAACCTGGGGCCGACCCTGGCCAACCAGGGCCTCAAGACGAAGGTCCTCGGGTACGATCACAACTGGGATCAACCGGGCTACATCCAGACGCTCTACGGCGACGCCTCCACCTATGGCTATCTGGCCGGCTCCGCCTGGCACTTCTACGGGGGGAATGTCGAGACGATGAGCGACATCCACTACCAGTACCCCGAGAAGGACGTCTACTTCACGGAGGGCTCCAGCGGCACGTGGATCACCAACCTGTTCGAAGCGAACATCACCAATGAGATCTCCATCTTCCGCAACTGGGCGAAGACGTACACGGACTGGAACATCGCGCTCGACACCAACGGGGGGCCGATCAACGGCGGGTGCGCGACGTGCCTGGCGCTGGTGACGATCAACCAGTCCACGGGCCAGGCCACCTACACGTCCACGTATTACGCCATGGGGCACATCAGCAAGTTCGTCGTCCCGGGCGCCAAGCGCATCGCGTCCTCGGGCTTCACGAAGGGACTGTTCAACGTCGCCTTCAAGAACCCGGATGGCTCCAAGTCCCTCATCGTCTACAACCAGACCAGCGCGAGCGCCCCCTTCGCCGTCAAGTGGGGCAACGCCTCGTTCACCTACACGCTCCCGGCCACCTCCATCGCCACGTTCAAGTGGATGGGCACCCAGGCCACGGACACGGCGATCCGTTCCAATGACAGGCTCCTCGCCTCGTCCTACCACGAGGGGCGCGGCGTGCGTCTGGAGGCCACCACCGACGCGGGCGGGGGCCAGGCCATCGGGTTCACGTCCTCGGGCAGCTTCCTGCGCTTCGAGAACGTGGACCTGACGAACGTCACCTCCGTCAGCGCCCGCGTGGCGAACGGAGGCTCGAACACCACGATCGAGCTGCGCGCCGACAGCGTCACCGGCCCCCTGCTCGGCACCGTCGCGGCCAACGTCACCGGTGGCTGGCAGACCTGGGTGACGAACACGGCGTCCCTCACCGGGGCCTCCGGGGTGCGTGACCTCTTCGTGGTGTTCCGGGGCAGCACCAACCTGAACTGGCTCCAGTTCGGCGGGGGCACTCCTCCTCCGTCCACTGGCAACCTCCTGACCAACCCGGGCTTCGAGGCGGGAACGCTGAGCAGCTGGTCGGACTGGCACCCCACCACGCAGGCCGCCGCCGCGCACCAGGTGGACTCCGACACGCCCCGCGCGAGCAGCTTCAAGCTGACGCACTACGCGAGCGCCGCCTACCAGCAGACGACGTTCCAGGCGGTCAGCGTGCCCAATGGCACCTACCGGGCCAGCGTGTGGGTGCGCTCCGGTGGCGGACAGAAGAACCTGCGCCTGGAGGCGAGCAACCAGGGCGGGGGCACCACCCTGTACAGCGCGGACCTCGGCGCCACCGCGTACCCCAGCACTTGGACGCAGCTGACGATCAACAACATCGCCGTGACGACTGGCACGGTGACCCTCGGCATCCACTCGAACGCGAACGCGGGCAACTGGGCGGCGTTCGATGACGTCGAGCTCACGCAGCAGTAG
- a CDS encoding ATP-binding protein — MNPSALSPPAVDPLRAELERIDLLLRLQSLRARQAAGDDALRGLTISEEEVESLFLRPLGSPHWSTAPEAPELEQQAARLAEKLTQQRAASIQSGTPPRLWALLPRFGLTDFDFDVLLLALAPEVDLRYERLFAYLNDDVTRRRPGVDTTLGLFCATFEERLAARARFAPTAPLRRHGLLHLFAEPPQGHPTLLGSAFKLDGRLVEWVLDSDAPDSRLAAHAQLVTPRPDLQGTPLPEALVARVAQPDPAGELIYLQGPSGSAPQDTAEALCATLGKRLLVLDGPSLSPLPGPEAEEVVRLTLREALLQDAVPYWRDLDMPSSETETRSSRTVPLRALENTSGWVLLSGEAPWEPEGSLRSRHFLLLEQTYPEPRERTRLWKKALAEPPQAAEDTDTLARLASRYHLTPGQIQHAAAKARALASAREPSQRQVTPVDLAEACRPRTGLPRSSLARRLSIQNTWEDLVLPEEQLARLREICDHARYRELVLDEWGFDRKLSTGKGLNLLFTGPPGTGKTLTAGIMAKELGVELYQIDLSSVVSKYIGETEKHLARLFSEAEESGTALFFDEADALFGKRSEVKDSHDRYANLETSFLLQRIEAYEGMVILASNFSRNLDEAFLRRFQFIIEYSLPDERQRRRLWEGIWPAGVPRAADVDLGFLAQRFELSGGHIRNIALAAAFLAAASTGKVSQKHLLHATRREYQKLGRRVDEALFRP; from the coding sequence ATGAACCCGTCCGCGCTCTCCCCTCCAGCGGTGGACCCCCTCCGGGCCGAGCTCGAACGCATCGACCTGCTGCTGCGGCTCCAGTCGCTGCGAGCACGGCAGGCCGCGGGCGACGACGCGCTGCGCGGGTTGACCATCTCGGAGGAGGAAGTCGAATCCCTCTTCCTCAGGCCCCTGGGCTCACCCCACTGGAGCACCGCGCCCGAAGCGCCAGAGCTCGAGCAGCAGGCGGCTCGGCTCGCGGAAAAGCTCACCCAGCAACGCGCCGCCTCGATTCAGAGCGGCACACCGCCCCGCCTGTGGGCCCTCCTGCCTCGCTTCGGGCTCACGGACTTCGACTTCGACGTGCTGCTGCTGGCGCTCGCACCGGAGGTGGACCTCCGCTACGAGCGGCTCTTCGCCTACCTGAACGACGACGTCACCCGCAGGCGGCCCGGCGTGGACACCACGCTGGGGCTGTTCTGCGCCACCTTCGAGGAGCGGCTCGCCGCGCGCGCCCGCTTCGCCCCCACCGCCCCGCTGCGCCGCCACGGCCTCCTGCACCTGTTCGCCGAGCCTCCCCAGGGACACCCCACGCTGCTCGGCAGCGCCTTCAAGCTCGATGGGCGCCTCGTGGAGTGGGTGCTCGACTCGGATGCGCCGGATTCCCGGCTGGCGGCCCATGCCCAACTGGTGACGCCTCGCCCGGACCTCCAGGGCACTCCCTTGCCAGAGGCCCTCGTCGCGCGCGTGGCCCAGCCGGACCCCGCAGGCGAGCTCATCTACCTCCAGGGCCCCTCAGGCTCCGCCCCGCAGGACACGGCCGAGGCGCTGTGCGCCACGCTCGGCAAGCGTCTGCTCGTGCTGGATGGCCCCAGCCTGAGCCCCCTGCCAGGGCCCGAGGCCGAGGAGGTGGTGCGCCTGACGTTGCGAGAGGCGCTGCTTCAAGACGCAGTGCCGTACTGGAGGGATCTCGACATGCCCTCCTCTGAGACCGAGACCCGGTCCTCGCGCACGGTGCCGTTGCGCGCCCTGGAGAACACCTCGGGCTGGGTGCTGCTATCGGGCGAGGCGCCCTGGGAGCCCGAGGGGAGCTTGCGCTCGCGGCACTTTCTCCTGCTGGAGCAGACCTACCCCGAGCCCCGCGAGCGAACCCGGCTCTGGAAGAAAGCCCTCGCGGAGCCGCCGCAGGCCGCCGAAGACACGGACACGCTCGCCCGCCTCGCGAGCCGGTACCATCTCACACCTGGGCAGATCCAACACGCCGCGGCCAAGGCCCGGGCGCTGGCCTCCGCGCGAGAGCCCTCTCAGAGACAGGTGACGCCGGTGGATCTCGCCGAGGCCTGCCGGCCCCGTACGGGCCTTCCCCGCTCCTCCCTGGCCCGCCGCCTTTCCATCCAGAACACCTGGGAGGACCTCGTCCTGCCCGAGGAGCAGCTCGCGCGGCTGCGGGAGATCTGCGACCACGCCCGCTACCGGGAGCTCGTCCTGGACGAGTGGGGCTTCGACCGGAAGCTGTCCACGGGCAAGGGGCTGAACCTGCTGTTCACCGGGCCCCCCGGCACCGGCAAGACCCTGACGGCGGGCATCATGGCCAAGGAACTGGGGGTGGAGCTGTACCAGATCGATCTCTCATCGGTGGTGAGCAAGTACATCGGCGAGACGGAGAAGCACCTGGCGCGGCTGTTCTCGGAGGCCGAGGAGAGCGGGACCGCCCTCTTCTTCGACGAGGCGGATGCGCTCTTCGGCAAGCGCAGCGAGGTGAAGGACTCGCACGACCGGTACGCCAACCTGGAGACGAGCTTCCTGCTCCAGCGCATCGAGGCCTACGAGGGCATGGTCATCCTGGCGTCCAACTTCAGCCGGAACCTGGACGAGGCCTTCCTGCGGCGCTTCCAGTTCATCATCGAATACAGCCTCCCGGACGAGCGGCAGCGGCGGCGGCTGTGGGAAGGCATCTGGCCCGCGGGGGTGCCGCGCGCGGCGGACGTGGACCTGGGCTTCCTGGCGCAGCGCTTCGAGCTGTCCGGAGGCCACATCCGCAACATCGCCCTGGCGGCGGCCTTCCTGGCGGCGGCCAGCACCGGGAAGGTGTCGCAGAAGCACCTGCTGCACGCGACCCGGCGCGAGTACCAGAAGCTGGGGCGGAGGGTGGACGAGGCCCTCTTCCGCCCCTGA
- a CDS encoding contractile injection system tape measure protein translates to MSPQERQTHAVQRLLVEATSASPDRAPALWERLSRLCQGPLGEALAHVLSRHASEEEVIRLDRLELDAGVIRESHLEEDLIEATCRALEAALAGLPPSLSGEGTAPTGMSSTGTVEELPALKAPERLSAKQRLREGLRFLLLHGTVPWWHTEEEAWRLEGLLERVARDSEDEARRVLRETGQQARVRRRLALQLTEPGLQGVVRVLERSHAPFVLSYLEEWERHQSAESFLPAAQQDFRVAKWEFVLAYLLVECGSRFNTRMFVRSTISAMAQRFNVDYGELLAHLRQATHEARFPRSGYSLRAVLDTLWQESLEAGTSFLPEAKAGEGDAGAGEDSRIEKSLAFVREMLVKELPALETNVWGLRFDESFPAAAQAPARLRFVLLAHWGRPRVRLQLAARPEPVLESLVRVVVPSHAEEVLDYSRQLQRSHEHRPLLRVDAQAFRRVRWRFILDVLVLQHGSAFSMRSFIRATLERMAAHDNLEYGRLLSWVWQQLAPLPRSATALHPLVLHVGSLYREWRQERTRGLARTSSGLEATLSADSTPRLARLRQSLLQITSPGADGGSIALSTLLERAMAASPSRVLAIASEHAQEASPLTESLPPELAPLRHALLLLAPPGSPSDSLALSSLLERAMRSSPAQVVALLRELPSSLLTLLLSHLPSHSPPASLTEAFPASDDPTSVLEQVRLALLQLASPGSSGGSIDLGSLLERAMTSSPSKVLALLRALPSSSLALILSPQTPAASAEPEQTPASLSLTSGSPPESDTPPPLLAHASGRDGLLSLLLPETRALALPVRAPDDSPLSESLPPELASLRHALLLLSHLPSHSPPGSSPDSSGGSVDLGSLLERAMASSPSQVMAILKGLSRSGLALLHSHLAPALPPPTGESLPSTPEASTASLSRLRQALLHITPMDPSEPHMGLGVLLERASRASPAHVASLLKELPHAEELASHLAREGSSPAPGRLLHALVPPAHRTLTLAIVAFVETLPQVSRQNPLHRMLPREFRRAVRLAALAHLLTLQGRAPAPEALLEALLRQVATLLGLPWERVLELATQRPRARAGSLRDAVRGLAAEAARRAAVPPKPPAPAEPKSAVRVVERFLLFEEGSDVGHPLQEHFPRWLDRVEREEPPAVHRRLASLLREEAVRRRALRTLKEEDMLRLFTWKHPQHRETVASALAPLQDFLSAPQLTETDRMGLRQTFWRFVWLDWTGHAKGRGHLLSLFIAHLARREPRWLSRMATLPAGARLLAPPPRESPKPSRPPAPAVPPKPPPKSSSRRPDTPEPPPVGLSFSTRTAGLVLLWPLLSRYFERLKLVENNAFRDTASQERATGLLQFLATGLVSFQETELTLGKLLCGLEADWPVPLSLEVDSETRALSEGLLSFVLQSWKALQNTSIPGLRGSFLCREGRLTSGDGKWNLEVEPKTLDILLDSWPWPLSLVKLPWMPQPLFIRWRK, encoded by the coding sequence ATGAGCCCTCAGGAGCGCCAGACGCACGCCGTGCAGCGGTTGCTCGTGGAAGCCACGAGCGCCTCCCCCGACCGGGCGCCCGCCCTCTGGGAACGCCTGAGCCGGCTGTGTCAGGGGCCGTTGGGGGAGGCCCTCGCCCACGTCCTGTCCCGCCACGCCTCGGAGGAGGAGGTGATACGCCTGGATCGGCTGGAGCTTGACGCAGGGGTGATCCGGGAAAGCCACCTGGAGGAGGATCTGATCGAGGCCACGTGCCGCGCGCTGGAGGCGGCGCTGGCGGGACTGCCGCCCTCGCTGAGCGGGGAAGGGACGGCGCCCACGGGAATGTCCTCGACGGGCACGGTGGAGGAGCTGCCCGCGCTCAAGGCCCCGGAGCGCCTCTCGGCGAAGCAGCGCCTCCGGGAAGGTCTGCGCTTCCTGCTCCTGCATGGCACCGTGCCTTGGTGGCACACAGAGGAAGAGGCGTGGAGGTTGGAGGGGCTGCTGGAGCGCGTGGCGCGCGACTCGGAGGACGAGGCTCGCCGGGTGCTGCGCGAGACCGGGCAGCAGGCGCGGGTGCGGCGACGGTTGGCGCTTCAGCTCACCGAGCCAGGGCTCCAAGGCGTGGTGCGCGTGCTCGAGCGCTCCCATGCGCCCTTTGTCCTCTCGTACTTGGAGGAGTGGGAGCGGCACCAGAGCGCGGAGTCCTTCCTGCCCGCGGCCCAGCAGGACTTCCGGGTGGCGAAGTGGGAGTTCGTGCTCGCCTACCTGTTGGTGGAGTGCGGCTCGCGGTTCAACACGAGGATGTTCGTGCGCTCCACGATCTCCGCCATGGCCCAGCGCTTCAACGTGGATTACGGGGAGCTGCTGGCCCACCTGCGGCAGGCCACCCATGAGGCCCGCTTTCCCCGGAGTGGATACTCGCTGCGCGCCGTGCTCGACACGCTGTGGCAGGAGTCTCTCGAAGCGGGAACCTCTTTCCTCCCAGAGGCGAAGGCGGGTGAGGGAGACGCGGGGGCTGGCGAGGACTCACGCATCGAGAAGAGCCTGGCGTTCGTGCGCGAGATGCTGGTGAAGGAGCTGCCCGCGTTGGAAACCAACGTGTGGGGCCTCCGGTTCGATGAGTCCTTCCCTGCCGCTGCCCAGGCTCCCGCTCGCCTGCGGTTCGTGCTGCTGGCCCACTGGGGCCGACCACGGGTGCGGCTCCAACTGGCGGCGCGGCCCGAGCCCGTGCTGGAATCGCTCGTTCGCGTGGTGGTGCCCTCCCATGCAGAGGAGGTGCTCGACTACTCGCGGCAGTTGCAGCGCTCGCACGAGCACCGGCCCCTTCTCCGGGTGGATGCGCAGGCATTCCGCCGGGTGCGGTGGCGCTTCATTCTGGATGTCTTGGTCCTCCAGCATGGCTCGGCGTTCAGCATGCGGAGCTTCATCCGCGCAACGTTGGAGCGCATGGCGGCGCATGACAACCTGGAGTACGGCCGACTCCTGTCATGGGTGTGGCAGCAACTTGCGCCTCTGCCGCGCTCCGCCACGGCCCTTCACCCCCTGGTGTTGCACGTGGGCTCGCTCTACCGGGAGTGGCGGCAAGAGCGCACACGAGGTCTGGCGCGCACTTCGTCCGGGCTCGAAGCAACCCTCTCCGCTGACTCGACTCCGAGGCTGGCGCGGTTGAGACAGTCCCTGCTCCAGATCACTTCTCCGGGCGCTGATGGCGGCTCGATCGCGCTGAGCACCCTCTTGGAGCGCGCCATGGCCGCCTCGCCCTCCCGGGTGCTGGCGATTGCCTCGGAACACGCGCAGGAGGCATCTCCTCTCACGGAGAGCTTGCCTCCGGAGCTGGCTCCCCTGAGACATGCCCTGCTCCTGCTCGCTCCTCCTGGTTCTCCTAGCGACTCGCTCGCCCTGAGTTCTCTGCTGGAGCGCGCCATGCGCTCCTCTCCTGCTCAGGTCGTCGCGCTCTTGCGCGAATTGCCCAGCTCCTTGCTGACGCTTCTGCTCTCGCACCTTCCTTCGCACTCGCCTCCTGCGTCCCTGACGGAGGCCTTCCCTGCTTCGGATGACCCGACCTCTGTCCTGGAGCAGGTGAGGCTCGCCTTGCTTCAGCTCGCCTCTCCTGGCTCCTCCGGCGGATCGATTGACCTGGGCTCCCTGCTGGAGCGCGCCATGACCTCCTCCCCCTCCAAGGTCCTCGCCCTGCTGCGCGCACTTCCCAGTTCCTCCCTGGCGCTCATTCTCTCACCTCAGACGCCTGCTGCTTCTGCTGAGCCCGAACAAACCCCTGCGTCCTTGTCCCTCACCAGCGGCTCGCCTCCAGAGTCGGACACACCTCCTCCACTGCTGGCCCATGCTTCTGGACGCGATGGACTTCTCTCTCTCTTGCTTCCAGAAACCCGTGCACTGGCTCTGCCAGTACGAGCACCGGACGACTCTCCTCTCTCGGAGAGTTTGCCTCCGGAGTTGGCTTCCCTGAGACATGCCCTGCTCCTGCTCTCGCACCTCCCTTCGCACTCGCCTCCTGGCTCCTCTCCTGATTCCTCCGGCGGCTCGGTTGACCTGGGCTCCCTCCTGGAGCGCGCCATGGCCTCCTCGCCCTCGCAGGTGATGGCGATCCTGAAAGGGCTCTCTCGATCCGGGCTGGCGCTCCTCCACTCGCACCTCGCCCCAGCCCTGCCACCCCCCACCGGGGAGTCATTGCCCTCCACCCCGGAAGCCTCGACTGCATCCCTGTCACGCTTGAGGCAGGCGCTGCTTCACATCACTCCGATGGATCCCTCCGAGCCGCACATGGGCTTGGGCGTCCTCCTCGAGCGCGCCTCGCGCGCCTCCCCCGCTCACGTTGCCTCCCTCCTGAAGGAACTCCCCCATGCCGAGGAGCTCGCAAGCCATCTCGCGCGCGAGGGCTCCTCACCCGCCCCCGGCAGACTCCTCCATGCGCTGGTGCCCCCCGCGCACCGGACCCTGACCCTGGCCATCGTGGCCTTCGTGGAGACCCTCCCCCAGGTCTCCCGCCAAAACCCTCTGCACCGGATGCTCCCTCGCGAGTTCCGGCGGGCCGTCCGGCTCGCGGCGCTGGCCCACCTGCTCACGCTCCAAGGGCGGGCACCGGCTCCAGAAGCCCTGCTCGAAGCCCTCTTGCGTCAGGTGGCCACCCTGCTCGGACTACCGTGGGAACGCGTCCTCGAGCTGGCCACCCAACGTCCCCGGGCGCGCGCGGGCTCGCTGCGTGACGCCGTGCGGGGACTCGCGGCCGAGGCTGCCCGGCGGGCCGCAGTCCCTCCCAAGCCTCCTGCTCCCGCCGAGCCCAAGAGCGCTGTCCGCGTCGTGGAGCGCTTCCTGCTTTTCGAAGAGGGTAGCGACGTCGGGCACCCCCTCCAAGAGCACTTCCCGCGGTGGCTCGATCGCGTCGAGCGAGAGGAGCCTCCCGCCGTTCACCGCCGGCTGGCCTCCCTGCTGCGAGAGGAGGCCGTGCGGCGCCGGGCGCTCCGAACCCTCAAGGAGGAGGACATGTTGCGCCTCTTCACGTGGAAGCACCCGCAGCACCGGGAGACCGTGGCCAGCGCGCTCGCCCCCCTCCAGGACTTTCTGAGCGCTCCCCAGCTCACCGAAACGGACCGCATGGGCCTGCGGCAAACCTTCTGGCGCTTCGTGTGGCTCGACTGGACCGGCCACGCCAAGGGGCGGGGACACTTGCTGAGCCTCTTCATCGCGCACCTGGCCCGGCGCGAACCTCGGTGGCTCTCGCGCATGGCCACGCTGCCCGCAGGGGCCCGCCTGCTCGCCCCGCCTCCCCGCGAATCGCCCAAGCCCTCTCGTCCCCCCGCTCCAGCTGTCCCTCCGAAGCCCCCGCCGAAGTCCTCCTCCCGGCGCCCGGACACGCCCGAGCCGCCTCCTGTCGGCCTCAGCTTCTCCACCCGCACCGCCGGCCTCGTGCTGCTCTGGCCTCTGCTGTCCCGTTACTTCGAGCGGCTGAAGCTCGTGGAGAACAACGCGTTCCGCGACACGGCCAGCCAGGAGCGGGCTACCGGGCTTCTCCAGTTCCTGGCCACGGGCCTCGTCTCGTTCCAGGAGACCGAGCTCACCCTGGGCAAGCTCCTGTGTGGGCTGGAGGCGGACTGGCCCGTGCCTCTCTCCCTGGAGGTGGACAGCGAGACCCGCGCCCTCTCCGAGGGCCTGCTCTCCTTCGTGCTCCAGAGCTGGAAGGCCCTCCAGAACACCTCCATCCCCGGCCTACGCGGCTCGTTCCTCTGCCGCGAGGGGAGGCTCACCTCCGGGGACGGAAAGTGGAACCTGGAGGTGGAGCCCAAGACGCTCGACATCCTGCTCGACTCCTGGCCCTGGCCGCTGTCTCTGGTGAAGCTGCCCTGGATGCCACAGCCCCTCTTCATCCGGTGGCGCAAATGA